GAGATCCTTTTTCTTCAGGGTCTTTTGAGGATTCAGGATGTTACCGCCACCCGGATGACAGGGGGCGCAGTTCCACTGAAAGAGGGATTCTCCGGAACTGCCTTCTTGGGGCTTCTCTGCCGCAAGAACCGAGGCGAATGAACAGAGCAACGCCCCTGAAACGAATACCATACAGATCTTCTTCATCCCATCTCTCTCCTTCATGAGGCGTAATCC
This genomic stretch from Thermodesulfovibrionales bacterium harbors:
- a CDS encoding c-type cytochrome, whose product is GLRLMKERDGMKKICMVFVSGALLCSFASVLAAEKPQEGSSGESLFQWNCAPCHPGGGNILNPQKTLKKKDLDANNIKTAADIIKKMRNPGPFPTHPQDWAGMKMFDEKTISDRDARAIADYILKTFQ